One genomic region from Frateuria soli encodes:
- a CDS encoding MFS transporter, whose amino-acid sequence MLTNLRTSTPLLLSTVFLLMGVGLLHSHIALEGRTLGFSVAMIGVLTSAYYAGFLVGTYTVPRLTHRIGHIRTFAFCTALVTLVVLVQALDPAYGVWLALRVLQGLLLVGLYAIIESWLNASADPAHRSSVFAVYMMVNLGASAVAQQLLRIQGEGFVLFCVVAILFCAASLPVVTSRQPQPHIRSVPRVRIGHLFRLAPTALVSALLSGLALGAFWGLLPVYAAARGLEPAGVGTYVSVGIAGGVVLQWPLGRFSDRIDRRLALSLISAVAALAALTNLLLPSPGGMAALAVIFLFGGMSLTLYPIAVAHLVDYIHRDELLTASSTVLLVNGIGSALGPLLAGTLMSLLGPKLLFVWFALLDGTLAAYAFHRFVHRKREVTPDDAFVPMVNTGASALDLHSGGEGAEGPVPVAAGGMPEGRS is encoded by the coding sequence ATGCTGACCAACCTTCGCACCTCGACGCCGCTGTTGTTGAGTACCGTGTTCCTGCTCATGGGCGTCGGCCTGCTCCACTCGCACATCGCGCTGGAGGGACGGACGCTGGGCTTTTCGGTGGCGATGATCGGCGTGCTGACGTCGGCCTATTACGCCGGGTTCCTGGTCGGCACCTACACGGTCCCGCGGCTCACCCACCGCATCGGCCACATCCGCACGTTCGCGTTCTGCACGGCGCTGGTGACCCTGGTGGTGCTGGTGCAGGCGCTCGATCCGGCGTACGGCGTGTGGCTGGCGCTTCGAGTGCTGCAGGGGCTGCTGCTGGTGGGCCTGTACGCGATCATCGAGAGCTGGTTGAACGCTTCGGCGGACCCGGCACACCGAAGCTCGGTCTTCGCCGTCTACATGATGGTGAACCTGGGCGCGAGCGCCGTGGCGCAGCAGCTGCTGCGCATCCAGGGCGAGGGGTTCGTGCTGTTCTGCGTGGTGGCGATCCTGTTCTGCGCTGCCAGCCTGCCGGTGGTGACGAGCCGCCAGCCGCAACCGCACATCCGCTCGGTGCCGCGGGTGCGGATCGGGCACCTGTTCCGGCTGGCGCCGACCGCGCTGGTCAGTGCGCTCCTCTCCGGCCTGGCGCTGGGCGCGTTCTGGGGCCTGTTGCCGGTGTACGCCGCGGCGCGCGGCCTGGAACCGGCAGGCGTCGGCACCTACGTGAGCGTGGGCATTGCCGGCGGCGTGGTGCTGCAATGGCCGCTGGGCCGGTTTTCCGATCGCATCGACCGGCGCCTGGCGCTGTCGCTGATCAGCGCGGTGGCGGCGCTGGCCGCGCTGACCAACCTGTTGCTGCCCAGCCCCGGTGGCATGGCGGCGCTGGCCGTGATCTTCCTTTTCGGCGGCATGAGCCTGACCCTGTATCCGATCGCCGTGGCGCACCTGGTCGACTACATCCACCGCGACGAGCTGCTGACGGCGTCCAGCACGGTGTTGCTGGTCAACGGAATCGGCTCGGCGCTCGGTCCGCTGCTGGCCGGCACGCTCATGAGCCTGCTCGGGCCAAAGCTGCTGTTCGTCTGGTTCGCGCTCCTCGACGGCACGCTGGCCGCCTACGCGTTTCATCGCTTCGTCCACCGCAAGCGCGAAGTGACCCCGGACGACGCCTTCGTGCCGATGGTGAACACGGGTGCCAGCGCGCTGGACCTGCACTCCGGCGGGGAAGGGGCGGAAGGCCCGGTGCCGGTCGCGGCCGGCGGGATGCCGGAGGGGCGCTCTTGA
- a CDS encoding YciI family protein, whose protein sequence is MKFLMMVYVDDALLQAMPEEEFDTLMRGCLTHADELRADGCVLDSQQLEPPSTARSFRVRQQRTTVFDGPFAETKEYLAGFNLIEADDLDHAMRIARAFPWARIGAIEVRPVRDMDAVRRRVGA, encoded by the coding sequence ATGAAATTCCTGATGATGGTGTACGTCGACGATGCCCTGCTGCAGGCCATGCCGGAGGAGGAGTTCGACACGCTCATGCGCGGCTGCCTGACACATGCCGACGAACTGCGCGCGGACGGCTGCGTGCTTGACTCGCAGCAACTGGAACCGCCCTCCACCGCGCGCTCGTTCCGCGTGCGCCAGCAGCGCACCACCGTGTTCGACGGGCCGTTCGCCGAGACCAAGGAATACCTGGCCGGCTTCAACCTGATCGAGGCCGACGACCTGGACCACGCCATGCGCATCGCGCGGGCCTTCCCGTGGGCACGCATCGGCGCGATCGAGGTGCGTCCGGTGCGCGACATGGACGCGGTGCGCCGACGCGTGGGCGCCTGA
- a CDS encoding DUF3309 family protein, with translation MLVTILVILVILALLGLPTWGYSRSWGYGPSGGLGLIIVIVIVLWLLGVFH, from the coding sequence ATGCTGGTTACCATCCTGGTCATCCTGGTGATCCTCGCGCTGCTCGGCCTGCCGACCTGGGGCTACTCGCGCTCATGGGGCTACGGCCCCAGCGGAGGCCTGGGCCTGATCATCGTGATCGTGATCGTGCTCTGGCTGCTGGGCGTCTTCCACTGA
- a CDS encoding OmpA family protein: MVNSTFRWAAGSLMVTAIALGGCTNYVKKADYDAAIAELRANDQKQQQQLDSLTQEMQQRFAKYDAQISQMAGRVRLDTAAHFAFNDSTLRDEDKPLLDDFAKVVGQHYPDAVITVEGFADPAGSASYNRHLGERRAKAVRDYLVQSGLSADHLRAVSYGESSDRQVERGKTREAGASNRRVTLVVDFAGQSAGEQTMSSGTTG, from the coding sequence ATGGTCAACTCGACATTCCGGTGGGCCGCGGGGTCGCTGATGGTCACGGCGATCGCGCTTGGCGGTTGCACCAATTACGTGAAGAAAGCCGATTACGACGCCGCGATTGCCGAGCTGCGCGCCAACGACCAGAAGCAGCAACAGCAGCTCGATTCGCTGACCCAGGAGATGCAGCAGCGCTTCGCCAAGTACGACGCGCAGATCTCGCAGATGGCCGGCCGCGTGCGGCTCGACACCGCGGCGCACTTCGCCTTCAACGACTCGACCCTTCGCGACGAAGACAAGCCGCTGCTGGATGACTTCGCCAAGGTCGTCGGCCAGCACTATCCCGATGCCGTGATCACGGTGGAGGGCTTCGCCGACCCGGCCGGCTCGGCCAGCTATAACCGCCACCTCGGCGAGCGCCGTGCCAAGGCGGTGCGCGACTACCTGGTGCAGAGCGGGCTGTCCGCCGATCACCTGCGTGCGGTCAGCTACGGCGAGTCAAGCGACCGCCAGGTCGAGCGTGGCAAGACGCGCGAGGCCGGTGCCTCCAACCGCCGCGTGACGCTGGTGGTGGATTTTGCCGGGCAGTCGGCCGGTGAGCAGACGATGTCCTCCGGCACGACGGGCTGA
- a CDS encoding putative toxin-antitoxin system toxin component, PIN family, with protein MAAVPPRVVLDTNVCLDLFVFDDPRCANLAAALASGAVEAITAVDCRDEWLAVLDYPRLALDGTVRERAVLSFDERLRVLPTVAAGRGLPRCADRDDQKFLTLAAAAGARWLLSRDSALLRLGRRTLRDAGFAILTPEQWSLHHAHPASRVSS; from the coding sequence ATGGCCGCCGTGCCGCCGCGCGTGGTGCTGGATACCAACGTCTGCCTGGACCTGTTCGTCTTCGACGATCCGCGCTGCGCGAATCTGGCCGCGGCGCTCGCCAGCGGCGCGGTCGAGGCGATCACCGCGGTGGACTGCCGCGATGAATGGCTGGCCGTGCTGGACTATCCACGGCTCGCGCTGGACGGGACCGTGCGCGAGCGCGCGGTGCTGTCGTTCGACGAGCGGCTGCGCGTGCTGCCGACCGTCGCGGCAGGCCGCGGGCTGCCGCGCTGCGCCGACCGCGACGACCAGAAGTTCCTGACCCTGGCCGCCGCTGCCGGCGCGCGCTGGTTGCTCAGCCGCGACAGCGCGTTGCTCAGGCTTGGTCGCCGCACGCTGCGCGACGCCGGTTTCGCGATCCTCACGCCGGAACAATGGTCGCTGCATCACGCTCATCCAGCGTCCCGCGTTTCCTCGTAG
- a CDS encoding M14 family metallopeptidase, whose translation MTNHASYPIGTPGVAWGPAEVAAWLARQTRQRSYQADVLATIDRLRPHLDVVQYGQLDYPPDSYPLFAIRSRNWRDDLPCALVTGGVHGYETSGVHGALKFAAQHAPGYEGRINLLIAPCVSPWAYERIHRWNAHAIDPNRSFREDSPAQESAALMRLVAPIRDRVLVHVDLHETTDTDESEFRPALAARDGVAFEPGEIPDGFYLVDDSASPQPDFQQAVIAAVARVTHIAPADARGEIIGSPVMAPGVIHYPLEQLGLCAGITRARYKTTTEVYPDSPKATAEQCNEAQVAAVRAAIEFALGA comes from the coding sequence ATGACGAACCATGCCTCCTATCCGATCGGTACGCCCGGCGTCGCCTGGGGACCTGCGGAAGTGGCGGCGTGGCTGGCGCGGCAGACACGCCAGCGCAGCTACCAGGCGGACGTGCTGGCGACGATCGACCGCCTGCGGCCGCATCTGGACGTCGTGCAATACGGCCAGCTCGATTACCCGCCCGACAGCTACCCGCTGTTCGCGATCAGGAGCCGCAACTGGCGCGACGATCTCCCCTGCGCGCTGGTGACCGGTGGCGTGCACGGCTATGAAACCAGCGGCGTGCACGGTGCGCTCAAGTTCGCCGCGCAACACGCGCCCGGCTACGAGGGGCGGATCAATCTCCTCATCGCGCCGTGCGTCAGTCCATGGGCCTACGAGCGCATCCACCGCTGGAACGCGCACGCGATCGACCCGAACCGTTCCTTCCGCGAGGACAGCCCGGCGCAGGAATCGGCCGCGCTCATGCGCCTGGTCGCCCCCATCCGCGATCGCGTGCTGGTGCACGTGGACCTGCACGAGACCACCGATACGGACGAGTCGGAGTTCCGCCCGGCGCTGGCCGCGCGCGATGGCGTGGCGTTCGAGCCCGGCGAGATCCCCGACGGCTTCTATCTGGTCGACGACAGCGCCAGCCCGCAACCGGACTTCCAGCAGGCGGTGATCGCGGCGGTGGCCCGGGTCACCCACATCGCCCCCGCCGACGCCAGGGGCGAGATCATCGGTTCGCCCGTGATGGCGCCGGGCGTCATCCACTACCCGCTGGAGCAGCTGGGCCTGTGCGCCGGCATCACCAGGGCGCGCTACAAGACCACCACCGAGGTCTATCCGGACAGCCCGAAGGCGACCGCGGAACAGTGCAACGAGGCCCAGGTGGCGGCAGTCCGCGCGGCGATCGAGTTCGCGCTTGGCGCGTAG
- the pncA gene encoding bifunctional nicotinamidase/pyrazinamidase, which yields MTRPHPPDTALILVDVQPDFMPGGPLACHEGDAIVPGVDALLRARRYRHVVATQDWHPRGHVSFAANHPDQSPFGQITLHGHPQTLWPVHCVAGTPGAALHPSIDWTPLDLVVRKGIDPVVDSYSAFRENHGPGGSRPPTGLAGWLRERGVTEVHVCGLARDVCVLWTVQDALALGFRAHMLWELTRPVTPATDDATRATLAAQGGHLGPP from the coding sequence ATGACCCGCCCGCACCCGCCCGACACCGCCCTGATCCTCGTCGACGTGCAGCCGGACTTCATGCCCGGGGGGCCGCTGGCCTGCCACGAGGGCGACGCCATCGTGCCGGGTGTCGATGCGCTGCTGCGCGCGCGACGCTATCGCCACGTGGTCGCCACGCAGGACTGGCATCCGCGCGGGCACGTCTCCTTCGCCGCCAACCATCCGGACCAGTCGCCGTTCGGGCAGATCACCCTGCATGGCCATCCGCAGACGCTGTGGCCCGTGCACTGCGTGGCCGGCACGCCCGGCGCCGCCCTGCACCCGTCGATCGACTGGACGCCGCTGGATCTGGTCGTGCGCAAGGGCATCGATCCGGTGGTCGATTCCTACAGCGCCTTCCGCGAGAACCACGGCCCGGGCGGCTCTCGGCCGCCGACCGGTCTGGCCGGCTGGTTGCGCGAGCGCGGCGTGACCGAAGTGCACGTGTGCGGGCTGGCACGCGACGTATGCGTGCTGTGGACGGTGCAGGACGCGCTGGCGCTGGGCTTCCGCGCGCACATGTTGTGGGAGCTGACGCGGCCGGTGACGCCCGCGACCGACGACGCGACCCGCGCCACGCTGGCCGCGCAGGGTGGCCACCTCGGCCCTCCATAG
- a CDS encoding SEC-C metal-binding domain-containing protein — translation MFTTTTPARIDPPMRRLIDTVTPGGQARYLPVRPTPDATVNGCFSNVRAKVARDGGRRLCGWQLWEWPGVLVEAEFHAVWLSPGDEMVEITPKPHGEDRILFVPDERRDYQGEVVDNVRIALHDDQLVQHFIRVSRAIVQVQARNGQPAGPGQVRVPAEQIAPLRQAQHFLGYAIDARLREHDPCPCGSGVRYRQCHGHELELALA, via the coding sequence ATGTTCACGACCACGACCCCTGCCCGGATCGACCCGCCCATGCGACGGCTGATCGACACCGTGACACCCGGCGGCCAGGCCCGTTACCTGCCCGTGCGGCCGACGCCCGACGCCACCGTCAACGGCTGCTTTTCCAATGTCCGCGCCAAGGTCGCGCGCGACGGCGGGCGCCGGCTCTGCGGCTGGCAACTGTGGGAGTGGCCGGGCGTGCTGGTCGAGGCCGAGTTCCATGCCGTCTGGCTGTCGCCCGGGGATGAGATGGTCGAGATCACGCCCAAGCCGCATGGCGAAGACAGGATCCTGTTCGTGCCCGACGAGCGGCGCGATTACCAGGGCGAGGTGGTCGACAACGTACGCATCGCCCTGCACGACGACCAGCTGGTGCAGCACTTCATCCGCGTGTCCAGGGCGATCGTGCAGGTCCAGGCGCGCAACGGGCAGCCCGCCGGCCCCGGACAGGTGCGGGTCCCGGCAGAACAGATCGCGCCGCTGCGCCAGGCTCAGCATTTCCTCGGCTACGCCATCGACGCGCGGCTGCGCGAACACGATCCATGCCCTTGCGGCAGCGGCGTGCGCTACCGGCAATGCCACGGACACGAGCTGGAGCTGGCGCTGGCCTGA
- a CDS encoding KGG domain-containing protein: MSDDKRGFASMDKDKQREIASKGGKAGGGDHATHEEHVRAGQQSSGGTHEQHVKAGQQSHKND, encoded by the coding sequence ATGAGTGACGACAAGCGCGGTTTCGCTTCGATGGACAAAGACAAGCAGCGTGAGATCGCCAGCAAGGGCGGCAAGGCCGGAGGCGGCGACCACGCCACGCACGAAGAGCATGTGCGGGCCGGCCAGCAGAGCAGCGGTGGCACGCACGAGCAGCATGTCAAGGCGGGCCAGCAGAGCCACAAGAACGACTGA
- the bla gene encoding class A beta-lactamase, translated as MKRRDFIKGSLLGALLPAALAQATPDGGVAPGPADRLAALERRHGGRLGVAILDTGDGRRAAHRGDERFLMCSTFKVLTVAAVLARVDRGHERLERRIVFGPEVLLHYAPVTRLHTGTPGMSVEELCAATLTLSDNTAANLLLAALGGPHAVTAFVRELGDTVTRLDRTEPALNVTRPGDLRDTTSPRAMLETLRHLLLGEALAQPSRARLLAWMRGCLTGADKLRAGLPAGWSAGDKTGSGAQGESNDIAILFPPGRPPLLVTAYYAAPAIDARRRSAVLAEVGGIAAML; from the coding sequence ATGAAACGCCGAGACTTCATCAAAGGCAGCCTGCTGGGCGCCCTGCTCCCTGCCGCACTTGCCCAGGCCACACCGGACGGCGGCGTTGCTCCCGGCCCGGCCGACAGGCTTGCCGCGCTGGAACGCCGCCACGGCGGCCGGCTGGGCGTGGCGATTCTGGATACCGGCGACGGCCGTCGCGCGGCACATCGCGGCGACGAGCGGTTCCTGATGTGCAGCACCTTCAAGGTGCTGACCGTGGCCGCGGTGCTGGCGCGGGTGGACCGCGGCCACGAGCGGCTCGAACGGCGCATCGTGTTCGGCCCCGAGGTGCTGCTCCACTACGCGCCGGTCACCCGGCTGCACACCGGCACCCCCGGCATGTCGGTCGAGGAGCTCTGCGCCGCGACGCTGACGCTCAGCGACAACACCGCCGCCAACCTACTGCTCGCCGCGCTCGGGGGTCCCCACGCGGTGACCGCCTTCGTGCGGGAGCTGGGCGATACCGTGACCCGGCTGGACCGCACCGAGCCTGCGCTCAACGTGACCCGGCCGGGTGACCTGCGCGACACCACCTCGCCACGGGCCATGCTGGAAACCCTGCGGCACCTGCTGCTCGGTGAGGCGCTGGCGCAACCGTCGCGGGCGCGGCTGCTGGCCTGGATGCGCGGCTGCCTGACCGGCGCCGACAAGCTGCGCGCCGGCCTGCCGGCAGGGTGGAGCGCGGGTGACAAGACCGGCAGCGGCGCGCAGGGCGAGAGCAACGACATCGCCATCCTGTTCCCGCCCGGCCGGCCGCCACTGCTGGTCACCGCCTACTACGCCGCGCCAGCCATCGACGCGCGTCGACGCAGCGCCGTGCTCGCCGAGGTCGGAGGGATCGCAGCGATGCTCTAG
- a CDS encoding CPXCG motif-containing cysteine-rich protein, translating to MLTPADVSCPYCGERIELLLDGSAGEQAYIEDCPVCCRPIGVHVSVDADGEPSATVSGENEA from the coding sequence ATGCTGACCCCCGCTGACGTGTCCTGCCCCTACTGCGGCGAGCGGATCGAGCTGCTGCTCGACGGCTCGGCGGGCGAACAGGCCTACATCGAGGATTGCCCGGTGTGCTGCCGGCCCATCGGCGTGCATGTCAGCGTGGACGCGGACGGCGAGCCGAGTGCGACGGTCTCGGGCGAGAACGAGGCCTGA
- a CDS encoding HAD family hydrolase, which translates to MGSSHPRHTPMLKLIGFDGDDTLWHSEGFYQAAGAEFQAILARYVDVADRQVQTSMLATERRNLRLFGYGAKGMTLSMVETAIAMTEARIEARDIHRIVELGKTVLEHPVELLPGIRAAVEAVAARHAIVLITKGDLFHQEKKVAESGLSDLFGRIEIVSEKNEGTYRRVLGEFDLSPAQFAMVGNSLRSDIEPVLALGGWGVHMPYHVTWAHELETGLTGGEERMVSVDAPAGIPAAVAHLGERASASLAAR; encoded by the coding sequence ATGGGCAGCTCCCACCCACGGCACACACCCATGCTGAAACTGATCGGATTCGACGGAGACGACACCCTCTGGCACAGCGAGGGCTTCTACCAGGCCGCCGGCGCCGAGTTCCAGGCCATCCTCGCCCGCTACGTCGACGTCGCCGACCGCCAGGTGCAGACCAGCATGCTGGCGACCGAGCGACGCAACCTCAGGCTGTTCGGCTACGGCGCCAAGGGCATGACGCTGTCGATGGTCGAAACCGCCATCGCCATGACCGAAGCACGCATCGAGGCGCGCGACATCCATCGCATCGTCGAACTGGGCAAGACCGTGCTCGAGCATCCCGTGGAACTGCTGCCCGGCATCCGCGCGGCGGTCGAGGCGGTGGCCGCGCGGCACGCGATCGTGCTGATCACCAAGGGCGACCTGTTCCATCAGGAGAAGAAGGTCGCCGAGTCCGGCCTGTCGGACCTGTTCGGGCGCATCGAGATCGTGTCGGAAAAAAACGAGGGCACCTACCGCCGCGTGCTGGGAGAGTTCGATCTTTCGCCGGCGCAGTTCGCGATGGTCGGCAACTCGCTGCGCTCGGACATCGAACCGGTGCTGGCGCTCGGCGGCTGGGGCGTGCACATGCCCTACCACGTGACCTGGGCACACGAGCTGGAGACGGGCCTCACCGGCGGGGAGGAACGCATGGTCAGCGTGGACGCGCCCGCGGGCATCCCGGCCGCGGTGGCGCATCTTGGCGAACGCGCGTCGGCATCGCTGGCCGCTCGCTGA
- a CDS encoding OmpH family outer membrane protein encodes MNPSRSFLAAALVAAAGLSIVPVPARAADLGGNAVAGVCMLSREAVFAQSKVGQAASQRLGQLAEQARTQLENQRKPLDADLKAFQQKAPSLSEAERKKQGEALQQRLQTFRGQAGELDQRIQLTRGKAMQRIGQEAEPIVASVYKSHNCGLLLDRDSVLGGNMTNDLTPGVVQGLDGKMTTISFNLEPLPSNTGK; translated from the coding sequence ATGAATCCTTCGCGTTCGTTCCTTGCCGCCGCGCTGGTCGCCGCGGCCGGCCTTTCCATCGTTCCCGTCCCCGCACGCGCCGCCGACCTGGGCGGCAACGCCGTGGCGGGGGTGTGCATGCTGTCGCGCGAGGCGGTGTTCGCGCAGTCCAAGGTGGGCCAGGCGGCGAGTCAGCGGCTGGGGCAACTGGCAGAGCAGGCGCGCACCCAGCTGGAGAACCAGCGCAAGCCGCTCGACGCCGACCTGAAGGCCTTCCAGCAGAAGGCGCCTTCACTGAGCGAGGCCGAGCGCAAGAAGCAGGGCGAGGCGCTGCAGCAGCGCCTGCAGACGTTCCGCGGCCAGGCGGGCGAACTCGACCAGCGCATCCAGCTCACTCGCGGCAAGGCGATGCAGCGCATCGGCCAGGAAGCCGAGCCGATCGTCGCCAGCGTCTACAAGAGCCACAACTGCGGTCTGCTGCTGGACCGCGATTCGGTGCTGGGCGGCAACATGACCAACGACCTGACCCCGGGCGTGGTGCAGGGCCTGGACGGCAAGATGACCACGATCAGCTTCAACCTGGAACCGCTGCCCAGCAATACGGGCAAGTAA
- a CDS encoding DUF3465 domain-containing protein yields MKKLLGVLLMVVVAFAGYQRLDTRVSAPELPPSGLRLDAAADDTQVHGSGIVTRILPDDEQGSRHQRFILRLPSGQTLLIAHNIDLAPRVSDLEVGDRVEYRGEYQSNPKGGVVHWTHRDPAGRHAAGWLRHDGQTFQ; encoded by the coding sequence ATGAAGAAACTGCTGGGCGTGCTGCTGATGGTGGTGGTCGCCTTCGCGGGCTACCAGCGTCTCGACACCCGGGTCTCCGCTCCGGAGCTGCCGCCGTCCGGGCTGCGTCTGGACGCCGCGGCCGACGACACGCAGGTACACGGGAGCGGCATCGTCACGCGCATCCTGCCCGACGATGAGCAGGGCAGCCGGCACCAGCGCTTCATCCTGCGGCTGCCTTCCGGCCAGACCCTGCTCATTGCGCACAACATCGACCTGGCGCCGCGCGTGAGCGATCTGGAGGTCGGCGACAGGGTCGAGTACCGCGGCGAGTACCAGTCCAATCCGAAGGGTGGCGTCGTGCATTGGACGCATCGCGATCCGGCCGGACGCCACGCCGCGGGATGGCTCAGGCACGACGGCCAGACGTTCCAGTAG
- a CDS encoding cysteine dioxygenase: MANHRQSLKALRRIALAHCRGEHPDLAALARELGSAVRLHTEGFTALSARVRTTAGAPRIRPLRTGSAHLQLLLIAWPPNHVSALHDHGARWGLEIPLHNALEIEAWRRQSDGGEPLAHGRHWLGPGDALWFDADQSRLHRCRNLSRRDAALSLHLFGGAPAGLAYAPPPSTRQRMPPSRPAIAGPLPG, encoded by the coding sequence ATGGCAAACCACAGGCAAAGCTTGAAGGCGCTGCGCCGTATCGCGCTGGCGCACTGCCGAGGGGAGCACCCCGACCTGGCCGCCCTCGCCCGTGAACTGGGCAGCGCGGTCCGTCTCCATACGGAAGGTTTCACTGCACTGTCCGCCCGCGTCCGGACGACCGCCGGCGCCCCGCGCATTCGCCCGCTGCGGACCGGTAGCGCGCACCTGCAACTGCTGCTGATCGCCTGGCCGCCCAACCACGTCTCCGCGCTGCACGATCATGGCGCGCGCTGGGGTCTGGAAATCCCGCTGCACAACGCGCTGGAAATCGAAGCCTGGCGCCGCCAGAGCGATGGCGGCGAGCCGCTGGCGCATGGGCGCCACTGGCTCGGCCCGGGCGATGCGCTGTGGTTCGACGCCGACCAGTCACGCCTGCATCGCTGCCGCAACCTTTCCAGGCGCGACGCCGCGCTGAGCCTGCACCTTTTCGGGGGCGCCCCCGCCGGTCTCGCCTACGCCCCGCCCCCGTCCACCCGGCAACGGATGCCCCCCTCGCGGCCGGCCATCGCCGGACCGCTGCCGGGCTGA
- a CDS encoding FAD/NAD(P)-binding protein, which yields MFRRVAIVGGGAAAVALLTELVDRASAPLHLDWYTGGAAQPGRGIAYGTTSPRHLLNVRAATMGMFSRRPRGFLDFAQRADPRVAGTDFLPRRLYGDYLEDEAANALAQSRSRGVDVRVVPFAADALVPEIDGVTVIQGERASRVDAAVLAIGALPVRPLPGVEAALLAENRYIIDPWTFLASTPPHTAPREVALVGLGLSAVDVLLDLADRWPDAHFTAVSRHGRLPAAHLPVSTVPDDDGGALVEAMHDAPEIRRWLHLVREAIAASGDWRVVIDSLRPSTPELWEALPLAERARFLRHARWAWERARHRMPPQVERQVLELEREGRLSRVSGRVTAARSRDGRIELETWHAGASTPVQADLAIQTIGLDTDVRNTLHPLMSQMVTNGHVTPDPLGLGCQATMEGRLCHDGTPWPRLFGIGSLVRGARWESTAMPEIRLQARVLASQMLEPDIVPARRRLASQAV from the coding sequence ATGTTCCGACGGGTCGCCATCGTTGGCGGCGGTGCCGCCGCCGTCGCCCTCCTCACCGAACTGGTGGATCGCGCCAGCGCGCCGCTGCATCTGGACTGGTACACCGGTGGCGCCGCGCAGCCCGGCCGCGGCATCGCCTACGGAACGACCTCGCCGCGCCACCTGCTCAACGTGCGCGCCGCGACCATGGGCATGTTCTCGCGCCGGCCGCGCGGCTTCCTGGACTTCGCGCAGCGTGCCGATCCGCGGGTCGCCGGCACCGATTTCCTGCCACGGCGGCTGTATGGCGACTACCTGGAAGACGAAGCGGCCAACGCGCTGGCGCAATCGCGCAGCCGTGGCGTGGACGTGCGGGTGGTGCCGTTCGCGGCCGATGCGCTGGTCCCCGAGATCGACGGCGTCACGGTGATCCAGGGCGAGCGTGCCAGTCGCGTCGATGCGGCGGTGCTGGCCATCGGCGCCTTGCCGGTGCGGCCGCTCCCGGGTGTCGAGGCGGCGCTGCTGGCGGAAAATCGCTACATCATCGATCCCTGGACTTTTCTGGCTTCGACCCCGCCGCACACGGCGCCGCGCGAAGTCGCGCTGGTCGGGCTGGGCCTGAGCGCGGTGGACGTCTTGCTGGATCTGGCCGATCGCTGGCCCGACGCGCACTTCACCGCAGTCTCCCGCCATGGCCGGCTGCCGGCAGCGCACCTGCCGGTGTCCACCGTGCCGGACGACGACGGTGGCGCACTGGTCGAGGCCATGCACGACGCCCCGGAAATCCGCCGCTGGCTGCATCTGGTTCGCGAGGCGATCGCCGCCAGCGGGGACTGGCGCGTGGTGATCGACAGCCTGCGCCCGTCCACGCCCGAACTGTGGGAGGCACTGCCGCTGGCCGAACGCGCGCGCTTCCTGCGGCATGCGCGCTGGGCGTGGGAGCGCGCCCGCCACCGCATGCCGCCACAGGTGGAACGGCAGGTGCTGGAACTCGAGCGCGAGGGGCGGCTCAGCCGGGTGAGCGGTCGCGTCACCGCCGCCCGGTCGCGGGACGGACGCATCGAGCTGGAGACATGGCACGCCGGTGCCAGTACGCCTGTGCAGGCCGACTTGGCGATCCAGACCATCGGCCTGGACACCGACGTGCGCAACACGCTCCACCCATTGATGAGCCAGATGGTGACCAACGGCCACGTCACGCCCGACCCGCTGGGCCTGGGCTGCCAGGCCACGATGGAAGGCCGCCTGTGCCATGACGGTACGCCGTGGCCGCGGTTGTTCGGCATCGGCAGTCTCGTGCGCGGCGCGCGCTGGGAATCCACGGCGATGCCGGAGATAAGGCTGCAGGCACGGGTGCTGGCGTCGCAGATGCTTGAGCCGGACATCGTTCCGGCACGGCGGCGACTGGCTTCGCAGGCCGTCTGA